In the Nitrososphaerales archaeon genome, one interval contains:
- a CDS encoding DNA-binding protein — protein MSNVNKPAEGQAKAQEVAEKKKPVRTSPPNHIFIGKKSLMSYALSSLIQLAQSDEVVLKARGMVISRAVDVAQIVTKRLGNNAYEVKSIKIDTEKVGTGDNVRNVSTIEITIGRK, from the coding sequence TTGTCTAATGTCAATAAACCAGCAGAAGGACAGGCTAAGGCTCAAGAAGTAGCTGAAAAAAAGAAGCCAGTAAGGACTTCGCCCCCCAATCATATATTCATAGGGAAGAAATCGCTCATGAGCTATGCGCTATCTTCATTGATTCAGTTGGCACAGAGCGATGAAGTCGTCTTAAAAGCAAGAGGTATGGTCATATCGAGAGCTGTCGATGTGGCCCAGATCGTAACAAAAAGGTTGGGCAATAATGCGTATGAAGTGAAGAGTATCAAGATCGATACAGAGAAGGTAGGGACCGGGGATAACGTTAGAAATGTATCTACGATCGAGATAACGATAGGGCGTAAGTAA